TGAGTCGTCTTTCCGTAGCCGGTCGTCCCTGCAATCCAGTTGTGCCGGAAGAGCGAGTCAAATCGGAGCGGAGCCTCACGAAAGCCAGTCTGGGGATCCTCTGTGTAGCCGACCCAGAGTGGAGACGGTGCGTCGTACATCCCAGCTTCAAACATTTCTCGGACGAATGGGCCTGCAACCGTCCCTTCGTCGGCCGTTTCCGTGAGGATCGGCTTGCCACCGACACGGGTCGTGTCTTGGTCGACGATATGATATTCCTCGCCAGACATTGATCGCTGGTCAGTGGACGACCCAGTGCCAGCATTCGTGGATTCATCGTCTGCTGATTCGGCCTCACTGCTTTGGTCGCCACTCGAAGTCTTCCCACCGTGTCCGAAGAACCGATCAAATACCATCGTACCCCTCCTGATCGTGAGTAGGGCCATCAACGGGAACTGCTGCCTCGTCGGGGGCACCGGATGTCTGCCCACCAGTCGGCGGCTCCTCAGCATCGTATCGAGACCCATCCGATGGAAGCCGGTCACCACGCTGCGTGTATCGCCAGTCGATCTTCGGCGTCTCAATTTCCGCATTGGGAATATGTGCGACGCCGGCGAGTTCGTCGACGGTCATGATCATACGGCGATCGATCCACTCGCGGTCGCGCATTCGAGAAAGGAATTGTCGAAGTCGTTTGGCTCGTTTCCGCTCTTTACGATGCCAGACCGGAGTATCGTCGAGTCCCTGCTCCGTAACCGCGTTGTAGTACTTCCTGAACATCCCCGCAACGCCGCGGGCTCGAGCCTCAGCCTCGGCCTGTTCACTCGAGGCCGCCAATACGCGAATATTCACGTGGAACGCCTGTTGCCCACGCTGCTGTTCGATCGTCTTTGCGGCCTGCTTGTCCTTCGCGCTCGCCGGTCGGGTTCGGGGATTCAGCCATCCTACGGATGTCCCTTGGCGAAGTGCATGAGCGAGTTCGTCGACGCTATTGTGCTTGAAGCGGTCGCCGTCAGTCCACGACTGCTTTGCAGGCCGGAAAATAACCTGTGTGACGACTGTACTCTCGTCGAGTGACAGCATTTCGCTGGTGATCTCGCCGTAGGGATCCGTCTCGAAGCCTTCGCTGTTGTGATGGCGAATCGGGTAGTACGGAATTTTCTCCATCTCGAGCCACGCGCCGGCGACGTACTGGTTAGAATCGATGACCGGAAACGCATGGCCTTCCTCGACAGGGAAGATCTCACTGTTCGCGTAGTTGTTCCCGACCCGCCGTCGGAACTTGTCTGCGGCTGCCTCGGTCGCAGCGTGCATATAGAACGAAATTTTGCCCTCATCGAACCAGACCTCGAACGAATGGTGATCACTCGTATTCTTCCCGCGGAAGTTCGTCGTCACATCGTGGACTGATTGCAGAACGCCGGCCCCATCCACGACGCCGTTGTTCTCCTTATAGGGGCGGATTCGAAGGAGTAGCCCTGGCGTATCTGCTTGCTGCTGGATGAACGATCCCTTCTCTCCAAACTCGAGTTGCGTCGCCTCGTACTGGGGCGACGAACCGAGCAGTTTCGTGAAACGATTGAGCGGAGTCATAGTCTTAGTTGTCACATTCGGGTTCGGTTGTGCGCTGTTCGGGAGCTGACGCTCCGCCATCGGTCTGGATCGATGCCTCTTCGGTGTCTGTCTCTGCCTCAAGAGCCTGTTCGACGACTGCATCGAGGATCTCCGTCTTGGTGAGATCCTCCTCGAGAAGCTTGCTCGCCGTCTCAGCGGTAATGTCGAGACGGGTCGCAAGCGCGTTTTGCTGTGCCTCGCTCTCGACGAATTCCTCGAACGCGAGTAGTTCCGCTGACTCGTCGTTCATCACCTGCTGGATGAAGGTCTGATCCGCTGACTCGTAGTCGATAACCCGCTTCTCAAACTCGTCTGCGACCACGTGCAAGGGATAGGTGCCGTGTTCCTCAACGCGAACGAGTGCCTGACTGTATCCGAGGTCCGCTTTCCCGGCGTCGGCACCTCTGACGTACTGGCGCTGTTCTTTTGTCAACCCGATTTTGTCCGCCGTCCGGTCGTCGAGTTCGGGGAGTTTGTGGAAGACTTTGATCGGACACATCCCGATGATCTTCTCGGCCTGCTCGGTCTCGTAGAACTCTTGAGCGGTCTGAGAAAGTAAGACCATTCGGAGACCGGCATGGCGTTGGTGACGGAACGCCGTCTCGAGGAAGTCGAGATTGGCCTGATCCTCGAAGAGGTAGTGTGCCTCGTCGATCGCGAGTTCGACGTTCCGTTGGGTGTTCTTCGCCTGCTGGTAGACCGTCGACAGCAGCAATTGCATAAGGAACGTCTGCCGATCGATCCCCGAGGCACTCCCCTCGATCTGGCCGAGATCGATATAGACGACTTTGTTATCACCCTCGAGAATATCGATCTCCGAGCGATGAGAGAGGTTTTCGTAGGAGCCACCCTCGCGGAAGGGCTGGAAGGCAATCGCGAGTTCGTCGGCATACTGTGCGGCCCGTTCGCGAGCGGATTCGGATGCAGCGATGTTGTGCTCGTCCGGATTCTCGGCGATATCACAGAGGATCCGGTGGACGTCCTGCATCGTCGGCGAGTTCTCTGACGTGTGCGTCGAGACGTCGTCCTCAACAACCCCTGCCTGTCGATAGGCTTCGTCGATCACATACGAGAGGACACCTGTCTCAGCCCCGAGTTCGATATCACGCGCGTCGAGGAAGTTCTCGAGAACGGCGTAGATCTCGTCTTTCTTCGCCGAGAGGGGAGAGACCCCATCGCTGGACTCGAGGACGTGCTGTGGCGTCTCTCTGATTTCGAGGGGATTTAGCTTCGTGTCGCCCCCGACGGTGATCGTTTTCGCGTTCAAAGCGTCCGCGATACCACGGAAGCCGCCGACTGGATCGACGAGGACGAGCATCGTGTCGTTGTGCCGCTTCATCATTCGAAGGTGGCGCATGATGTCGCCGAACGTCTTCCCAGCACCCGGCATTCCGACAACGAGTTCGCTGTGCCCCGTCTCGAGTTCCCACGGGTTGATTCGGATGGGGGAGCCGTTGTGACCGTGATAGCCGTATTCGATGCCGTCGTCCATCATCTGGTAGTTCGACGAGAACGGGAACATCGCGCCGATCGCCTGATTCGTCAGTGTGGACATCCGATCGCGACCGAGTTCGTTCGTCCCGAGCGGTGACACCGTTGCGAGGCCACGTTCCTGCCACCGGCTGGCAACCTTGAGCGTACAGTTCGCCGGGGCATCCTTGACGATCGACCGCAAGCGAGTCGTCTGATTGTCGAGCGCTTGCTCGCTGTCAGCGGCAAGGCGAATGAACACGCCACCGCGGTAGAACGACGCTTTGTTCGCCCGAACGAGCGACCGCATGTATTTCGCCTGCTCGATATCGTCCTGGAGATCCTCGGATTTGAGGCTGTTTGCGTCGTGCTGATTGATCTTCAAATCCGAGATCCAGTCCGCCATCATGTCTTGGGCCGACTGGCTGTCGAACGGGTAGAGGTGGATACTGATATCCGTCTGAAGGTCGGTCTCGAGCAATAGACGCTCGAGGAGGCCATCCGACGGTTCTTCAGGGAACTGTTCGATCCAGAACGTACGGACGTACGTCTCGTCGTTGATCACGGCGTAGGTCGTCTCCCAATCGACCGTCGCTGGAGCGATAACCGACTGGTGCATCGTCGACGTATCTGGCAACCGCTCGCCGGAGGAAATCGAGAGATCTTCGTCGGTATTCTCTTCAGTACGATCGTCCGAACCCGGTTCCGGCGTACTGGTCCGTTCGTCCATTGCATCGAGGACATCATCGGGATCGGGCGTTGCTGGAACACCATCGCTAATCCCGTGAGAGACGACCGGGAACGTGCCGAGTGCATCCGTGATATCAGCGTACTCCTCAGGCTGACACGACCAGTACTCCTTCGTGATCCGAGCGAGGTCGTATGCGTCGACAGGGCTAACTGAACACCGGTAGAGCGACGAGCCGCCGCGTCGGAGCTGGGTGAGTCGTGACTCGAGTTGCTCTTCTTTGAGTCGCTCACGTTCAGGGTCAGTCAGCTCATCGGTCTGGAACCGGTCGAAGAATCGACCTAACATGGGCATCTCTGCGAGATAGGCGAGGACGCTGTCACCCGTCTTGTCGAACTGTTCGACATCGTCATCGTTCACTGCAGTGATGAGGTAGTACTCGCGGATCGTTGTCGTCTCTGAGTCGATATCTCCGCTTTCGGTCGTGTTCGCGGTGACGTATTCCTCGAGAAGCCGCTTCAAGACCGGCCGTGACCGAACATCAGCGTCACCGAGTCGGTCCTGGTGTGCACGGACAACATCGTCGTCGTCGACCTCTCGGCTGGTGATATAGATCTTCACCGGGAAGTCCACAGTCGAGTTAACGAACTCAGAAAGCGACTTTACAGCCTTCGCCCATGCGTCGTCGTCCTCGAGGGCCATGTTCGCTGGCTCGACTTGCATCGCTCCGACGAGTGCACCATCCGTTCGTTCGACAGCGTGGGGGTACACTCGTTGTAAGCGAGTCAGATACCGAACCTCGCTGTTGTCCTCACCACCGTGGGTATACTCCTTGTTCTTGATCGCCCAGCCGAAGCGGGCAGCGAGCCACTCAGTGAGCCAGAGGTATCTGGGCTTTACCTTGTGGAGCAAGAACAGGAGGATCGTGAGCATAATCCCGAATCCCAGTACCGGAATCGTCAGTGCAGCAGGGACGAACGTCGCTGCAACGACAGTGACGAACGCCACCGCGAGAAACAGCATGAGTTCGCCGATCGTGTACCCTCGGAAGAACGCCGTAGTGCCGCCTAGTGATTGATGGATCTTTCTCGTACTATACTCGCTATCAGCTGTATTCGTACTCATACGAAATTACCACCGAGAGACCTTCTGTTTCGTGTTCTTGAGCCCGCGCTTTGCTCGAGTCGATGTCTTCTGTGTCGCCTTACGAGCGTCATCGGCGGCTTTGTCTCGCATACGGCCCGTCTTCGACTTCCGCAGATTGTTGTACCGACCGGCGTGAGCCTTCGTCGAGCGGGCTGATGCACCGAGCTGATAGGCTTTCGAGTTGCCACCTCCGAGCGTCGTCTGGCCACTCTTCGTTACTGCGCCAACCTGATTGTTCGCGTATCCTCGATGGACGTTTCGGGCACCCCGGACAGCCTTTCCAGAGGTGCGTTTTGCCTTTGCAGCCCCAGATGCGGCTGCTGCAGGATTCGTTGCCGAGACGCCTTTCTGTGCGACGGTTCGTATTGCCGGGCTGCTCCAGTACACCGTCATGATCATCGTGATAATCGCCGCAGGAATCAGCGTCAACCCGATGAACAACGAAAAAAGTCCATCAACAGAGGTTTCGAGACCACCGACCTCCCAGCCGATTCGGAAGAGGATGGCTGGCGGAATCCCAGCGAGCACTAAGCCTGGATAGATCCCTGAAGCCTGACGTGCCATGTTTGCCGCGGGACTAAATGGCCAGACTTCCATCGACCAGAGAACGCCCAGTAGCGGCATGATCGGCGTCAAGACGCAGAGTGCGATCCACCGGAGAGCGACGACAAATCCTGCAATAACTAAGAAGAAGTTCGATATGACGACCATCGCAAGAATGGTGAACATGCCTCCAAGCGAGGATTGGATGAGGCCACCGAGTCCTGCTGACATCTCGTCGACTGGGGCAATCGTCATACCTACTGCGTCGATGAACTGCAACGGAATCGATACAAGTGGAAACCAAACAAAAGTCCCCATAAATACGAGACCAAGTCGTCGCAGGAGCTGTTTTCGTCGGTACTCACTCATCGAACCTGCCCGGAGTCCAACAAACGCAAAGGCGATAACCGACAGCATGATCGCCAGCGGCATGATGTATGAGAGGTATACGTCTTGGTACAAACTCTCCCATGGCGCATTGTCCGGGGTTCCAACAACCATATACCCCGAATCCGATTTTGGGGTCGGAACTCCGACGATTGGACCTAAGATCGCTTCATAAATGTCATTGACAAGGCCGAGAAGTGCATCGGTAAAATCCTCGATGACGTTCTCGATTGCATTCTCAACTTCGTTTTGAAGCCATCCCATTCAATTCTCACCCCCATTAGATATTGACTCATTTGGACTGCCTTCTACAATAGAAAGCTCACACGACTGATCACCATCATAGCGGAGTTGCTGAGTATAGGATGGATCTCCACCTACCTGTACGACAGCCGTCACCGTCATCGGTTCTGTGCCGAGTTCTCCACAGTCAAGTGATCTAACTGCGTTTCCGGTTCGGTAGACAGGACGTTTTGATTGAACTGTAGTCTCCCCTGGCGGTAAGCGTGTCTCGTGAAAGTATGACTGCGATTCCTTCGATTGCAGTCGAGCAACTGGAGCACCTGCCCACTCGAGTTCAGTGAGCAACGATGGAATCGTCCCCGTGTTCTCAATAACGACTGCCGCATATGTCTCCCAATTAGGCGAGTTTTTGTCCCACTCCATGTCGGGATTCTCTGCCGCCCACAGGACATCTGTGATCGTACAGTTAGCCTCGAGCGTGAGCGTTGTTGTATCGACCTGATCGTCTCCATCAAGGGCGACTAGCTCGTATTTTCCTGTGGAGAAGTCATCTTCATATCGGCCAAGAATTTCGAACGATGTCTCGGTCTCGCCGTTCTCGAGACGCTGTTGATCGTACAGCTCTCCACTCGGATCAACGAGGTTGATGAACTCAACCGATGTCTCATCGGCAACTTCGATCTCGAGGTTCTCCTTCGCTATCTCGACGGACGCGAAGACATCACTTTCTCCAGCACTGATTCCATTCCCATCTGTACTATTGTTTGAGGGGTCTGACCCTGACGCACAGCCAGCAAGAGTGGCTGTACTAACGCCGAGAGTAGCAAGGACTGACCTGCGAGCGATACGACTGCCATCCGTATTGGAATTTTCTGTCATTGTTGATCTGTAAGTCCGAGGAACGTGCCTCCGGACAGGTAGTCGAAACCGTAGACGGCCAGAGCGACCGGCAGAAACCAGAGCAGTGTTACGAGAATCAACTGAACGATCTTCTGGAAACCGGGATATTTCGGTGGGATCTTCACCCGGTCCTCCGCTG
This region of Natrinema sp. DC36 genomic DNA includes:
- a CDS encoding conjugal transfer protein, which codes for MSTNTADSEYSTRKIHQSLGGTTAFFRGYTIGELMLFLAVAFVTVVAATFVPAALTIPVLGFGIMLTILLFLLHKVKPRYLWLTEWLAARFGWAIKNKEYTHGGEDNSEVRYLTRLQRVYPHAVERTDGALVGAMQVEPANMALEDDDAWAKAVKSLSEFVNSTVDFPVKIYITSREVDDDDVVRAHQDRLGDADVRSRPVLKRLLEEYVTANTTESGDIDSETTTIREYYLITAVNDDDVEQFDKTGDSVLAYLAEMPMLGRFFDRFQTDELTDPERERLKEEQLESRLTQLRRGGSSLYRCSVSPVDAYDLARITKEYWSCQPEEYADITDALGTFPVVSHGISDGVPATPDPDDVLDAMDERTSTPEPGSDDRTEENTDEDLSISSGERLPDTSTMHQSVIAPATVDWETTYAVINDETYVRTFWIEQFPEEPSDGLLERLLLETDLQTDISIHLYPFDSQSAQDMMADWISDLKINQHDANSLKSEDLQDDIEQAKYMRSLVRANKASFYRGGVFIRLAADSEQALDNQTTRLRSIVKDAPANCTLKVASRWQERGLATVSPLGTNELGRDRMSTLTNQAIGAMFPFSSNYQMMDDGIEYGYHGHNGSPIRINPWELETGHSELVVGMPGAGKTFGDIMRHLRMMKRHNDTMLVLVDPVGGFRGIADALNAKTITVGGDTKLNPLEIRETPQHVLESSDGVSPLSAKKDEIYAVLENFLDARDIELGAETGVLSYVIDEAYRQAGVVEDDVSTHTSENSPTMQDVHRILCDIAENPDEHNIAASESARERAAQYADELAIAFQPFREGGSYENLSHRSEIDILEGDNKVVYIDLGQIEGSASGIDRQTFLMQLLLSTVYQQAKNTQRNVELAIDEAHYLFEDQANLDFLETAFRHQRHAGLRMVLLSQTAQEFYETEQAEKIIGMCPIKVFHKLPELDDRTADKIGLTKEQRQYVRGADAGKADLGYSQALVRVEEHGTYPLHVVADEFEKRVIDYESADQTFIQQVMNDESAELLAFEEFVESEAQQNALATRLDITAETASKLLEEDLTKTEILDAVVEQALEAETDTEEASIQTDGGASAPEQRTTEPECDN